Below is a genomic region from Nostoc sp. UHCC 0870.
AAACACCTTGACGAAACTGACCCCGAACCCTGGCCTGTGTATACGGCATACGACTTCTTCACGGCAGAAGAAAAGCAGCAGTTTTATGCTGATGGCACTCTCAGGGCGGAATATATAGAAATTGCACTCTCAAAGGGCATTAGTGAGAATTGGCTTGCAGAAATGGAACGCCGTAAAAAGATTGATGTCGATAACTATAATCGGGTATCGGCAAGAGATGCCGAAAGAGGCATCAACTTTGGCGAACAGGAAATGAATAGATTGCGTGCTTCCAGCCGGACTTATGTGGAACGTCTCAAGCAGATGGAACAGGACTTGCGGAACTTTGAAGAACCGAGTAGTCTGCCTTTTGACAAAGATACGCCTTATTTTTAAAGATGATTTAGGGAAAGCGATATCGCTTTCCCTACAATGTTTTGCCTCAGTTCTTTTTCGGAATCTGAATGGGCGAATGTGGCTTGGTAATCTGAGGCAAAGAACTAGGTGGTGAAGTGAGTAACATCAGTAAACTACCAAAACAAGTAATTACGATCAACAAAGCCAAAAGAGTTTGACTGACTTTATACCACGAAGTCACAGTTAGTTTAAACTGAACTCGTTTCAGGACAATTGGCTCTAACTTTTGCTCAGTTACACGATTTTGAATATATTCCAAAGCCGTGAGACATTGTGAAATATCTTCACCCCTGTATACCTTCTGGCAAAGTAAAACTTCTAATCGTTCAATACGCTCTTCCGGGGTAGACAAAAAGATATCAGACCAATCATTCCAAAGCTCAATCTTTTGCAAACCATCATTCAAAGGCTTAAGTTCTCGTGTATCTGACATAATTCCTATTTACCTACGACGACGTTGTTGAGAGTGCTGATAATCTTTCAATATCTGGTTAACTTGTTCTGGGAGAATCACAGATGATTTATCCCAACGCAGTTGATAGCACAAGCTATTTTCAGCAGGACAAGAAATCGCTTTAGGCAGATTAGTACCCCACCACAACCCTCCTGTCAAAAACACCATCGCACAAGTTAGAAACATCAACACCCCAGAACGACCTGAACCAACCCACATCCCCACCCAGAATAAGGTGGACTTAAATTGGTCAGAGCGTTGTTTTTTGAGTTGGTTCTTTATTGCCTTGGCTTCATTCCACTCTTGCAGATTCTCTAGTTTTTGCGAAGCCAGTATCTTAGCCTTGACATCAGAAGCTTTTACTGCCTGAATCTCAATAGTTTGGCGTTGTTGTTCTAATCGGAAGTCAAACCATTCTCTGAGTTCGCTGGCAAACTGTTCAAGTGCATCGATGGCTGTAGCACTTGCACCTTCGAGGTAAATTGGGGTCGAGGCTTTCCCACTGCACGAGCTTTAATCATTTCTAGCAAGTTTCGCCAACCCTGGCGCGATGAGTCTGTTGCTAGTTCTTCTGACAAATATTTTAAGTACAAAGCAGGGGCAACAGCCGCGTGTTTTTCCGCTTTATCTCGCAACATTTCCCCAAAAAGTTGATCACCTCCTTGCTCTATCAGCAATTCCGTTTCTTCAATGGTCAACTGAATGTCTACATTATTATCCAATTCACCAACTCCAAAGTGTGCGGCAATCTCTTGCTCGGTTTTTCCTTGGCTAACCAAATTACAAGCCGCAAGGAAATGCTCGGCCTCTTGGGGAGAATATTCATCCTTTTCGCCTAGCCCACAGAAAGCCAAAATATTTAAAGCGTGGGTCAGTGTGAGTTTAAAACCTTGTTCACGAGCCGCAATCAGTAATTCAGTTATATCTAATGGTTCTAATGGTAATTGCGCTTTTTTTCGAGACTTTTTCCCATTCTTGGTATCAGATGCTCCCTTGTCTTGAGTAGTTGTCACAGAAACAATTGGGGGTAATAAACTCATCACCTCTTCGTCAGTACCACCTTGCTCAATAAAAGACCGACATTGACGAAAACGTTCTGCCTCATCCTCAGTGTATGTTTCTTTTTCAACCATCTCACTCAAGCGCAAAGTCCGACTAATTTCTTCTGGTGAGAGATTGTTAAATAGTTCTTGTGGTTGATACATAATTATACACTCCTACTTAAACGAAGTTGAAAAAGGATTTAACCAATCAGTCAAAGGCTGTTTTTGTTCTGTTATGGGAGTTCTGGATGGTCGCTCCAGTTCTTGGAGAGTATTTCTGTCTACGGCAATCATCGTGGCTGCTTTAGAGGGGATTTCACCCAGCAGTCCCATCAAATATGAAGAGTGCAGTTCAAGGCGGTAAAGACAAGCACGAATATGCGGCTCTAAATCTATGGGTTGATCTTCAGCTTGATATGCTAAAGGAAGCCAATAGCTACTAATAGCTATCATCACCATGTCCCTCGCCGGATAAAGAGTATTCCTGGAGTTTAAATATCTAATCAGCATTGCTTCAGGGCTATTGCTCTTAACTCTACTTCGTAAGCGAAACTCAACATCTTCAAACATTCTCATATTCCTTCTTCTCAAATTACTAGGACGCACGATGGGATGACATAGTTGATGTAGTCTTTTGGTAACGAAATAATCCATACACATCAGTGAAACGTAGACACATAGCATCTTTTTTTGGTGGCAGATTGAAAGCCAAACGCACGTCCTCTTCTAGTTCGGCTGCCCATGAAATCTCGGTATAAGTAAACAAGTTTTTCAACTCAGTGGCTAAATATTCCGATGTTCCTCCACCAATAATTACTTGCTGAATATCAACAGGGATATTGACACTGAGCCAAATGGATACTTTATTCCAGTATTCTTTACGAGAAAGTTCCGCTACCTCAATAATTTGTGCTACTTCAGCAGCCTTAAACTCAGCATTCTTGCTTCGAGCCAAAGTGTTGAAAAATCTCGGTTTTAACGCTGAACCTGATAGATGAACAGCTTTTAACAAATCATTTAAGTTCTGTCCTGATGTTCGGCTTTTGATTCTCTCCAACATCCACGCCAAGCCTAATCCTTCCGTCTTTCCAGTTGATATGCCACGAGTAAATATTACGGCTGATATATCCCGAAAACCCAGCATCACCACAGCAATGTTCATCTTATTAAAATCTGTACCGAGTTTTTTACTTCGCGTCAATACCAATCCCCCACCCTCCGGTAAGCATTGAAAGCTGATGAGATTTACACAAAATTCTTTCCCTCGAAAGCTGAAGTTAGATAGTGCCTTCTTTAAACCCATCTCCAATCTTTCTCTGTCTTCCCATTCTCCATAAGGCAAAAGTAATCCCAATGATAAATCAAGATGGGAATTTAACCCTTCTCTCATCGCTATTGCTCCCACTGCTGCCAAGGTTTTTGGAATCGCGTTCTCATACTTGAGTTCTAAAAAGTTGATTCGCGCTTCAAAATATTTTTGCGCCAAAAAACCCACCGCATAATATTCTTCTTTGTACTCTATCCACGCTTCATTCTCTGGATTCGGTCGGCTCATTTGTCCAGACTCATATAAATCCAGCGAGTCTTTGGATATCTTAATTAACTCTGATTCCATACACAGCATCTCTGCCTTGCTCGGTATTTCCGAGGGAAGACAATACACCATCTTCGTCATTGAAGTTCCAGGATCTAGACTCAACATTAAATCCACATGAAATTTCCCCCGTTTTTCACCCTTTATCAAGAATTATTCCTAAAAAGCTCAAACGCTTATCCTGTAATTGCTTCAGCCTTTGTAAATAAATCTTGTGAAATATTGCAATTGTGCTTTTATTTCACTGGTTTGTGCATTACACGAAAAATCGTGCCAATTCCCAATTTTCACCAATTACATCCAATACATCCCAATCCTCTACACCAGAAATTCAAATTATTTGCTAATATTCTCACACATTTAACATTCTCTAATCACTCCATTTTCATTAACTTAATAAATCCCAATAAATCCCAGAACTTCTTAGAAGTCTCCCAATTTTTCCCAATATTTAACCAACAAACTTAAATACGCTCAAGCACTCATAACCCCTGCAATCTATATTTTTCTGACGCACAGTACGCCAAATTTGGCGGAAAGTTTTTCGCATATTTTGCTATATTTAATCTCAAGACAAGTATCGAGGAAAAATATTTTTTGAAGTCAGAGTTCCACCAAAAAAAATCAACTCGTCATCAAGTACAAGTAACTTTGATGATGGGGATAAACTTTGACTTCAAAACTTATTTGAAAGGCGATTATCTTGCGAACAGAGAAAATAATCAGAATTTCTGGTCAAGATTACGTAGCACATTTATACACATTAAAGAGGAAAAGGAGCAGAGGGCAGGACTACAGCAAGTTTTCTCCCCTGCTCCCATGCTTACCAAATGGAGGGGTCGCCATGCTAACAGCAGCTAACGTCTCCTCCGAGATGGCGGTGAACTACTTCGTCAAGAATTACTATCACCAAGGAAAGTCGCTATGGAGTGGACAAGGGGCGGAGAAACTGGGATTGTCAGGGGCGATTGATGACGAATATGCTTTTAAAAATGTGATTGAAGGGCTTACGCCTGACGGTCAGCAGGAATTGAACGCCAGGGCAGTCAAGCCAAAAACTCGCAGAGCCGCATTAGACTGTACATTTTCTGCCCCCAAAAGTGTGAGCTTGATGGCATTGGTGGGTGGGGATAAACGTTTAATAGACGCTCACCATCAGGCTTTGAAACAAGTCATACAACTAATGGAACAGCGTTACGCCTACACCAGAGTGACTTCGGATAATGGCAGACATCGGGTGAAGACTAGCAACTTGGTGGTAGCTCAGTTTGACCACATCGAAAGTCGAGATTTAGACCCACATCTGCACACCCATTGTTTGCTGATGAATATGACGCAAACACCTGATGGTCAGTGGATGAGTTTGGGCAATGGTGAGATATTCGCTAATAAGAAATTCTTGGGCATGGCATACCAAAGCTATCTGGCGCGTGAGGTGCAGAAGCTGGGGTATGAGATAGAACCTCGCTTACATGGGCAGTTTGATATAAAAGGCTTTAAGGAAGAGGATTTAGAAGTATTTTCCCAACGCAGACAGCAGATACTTGCCAAAGCTGGGGCTAACTCCACCTGGGCAGAACGCGAGAAAGTTTGGGACACAACCAGACAACGCAAGCAGAATCTACCAGAATCAGAGTTACGAGCTTTGTGGCTTCAAGAAGCACAGGCATTGGGTATTACCTTTGTCCAGGCGGGAGAACCAAAATATGAACAGGCGGCTGCGGTCGGGGAACAACAAAGTCTTAAAGAAGCCTTAGAAAATGCAATCGCACACTGTAGTGAGAGAAATGTCGCCTTTAGACTGGAAGAATTAGAAAAATTTATCCTCTGTGAGAGGTTAGCCACAGATGTCACAGCAATTGAACCACTGGTGAAAGAACATCCAGAACTCATCAGTCTACCTCTGTTAACTGACCAATTCACAACGATGACAGCAGTTCGCCGAGAACTGGCAACCATCGAATTAATGCAGCAGGGTCAAGGGAGAGTCCCCCCAATTGCTCAAGTAGAAATAGTTGAAAGCCTGTTAGAAAAAACCTTACTCAATCAGGGGCAGAGGCAAGCCGTACAACTAGCAGCACTAACCCAAGACCAGTTTATCGCTTGGCAGGGGGTAGCTGGTGCGGGTAAAACTTTTGCACTCAAGGAATTGAAAGCTTTAGCCACTGATGCTGGATATACCATTAAAGGATTCGCCCCCAGTTCAGCCGCCGCAACGGTGTTGAGTCAAGAATTAGAGATTGAGACTCAGACAGTGGCGCGATTGTTGGTGTCTGAGCCGTCGCCAGAAAATGAACCCAATCAAAATCAAATTTGGATTGTGGATGAAGCGGGATTACTCAGTGCCAAAGATGCTCATGCACTACTGCAACGGGCAACCCTTGAGCAAGCCAGAGTTCTGTTTGTGGGTGACACTCGTCAATTATCAGCAGTCGAAGCAGGCAACCCGTTTAAATCCTTGCAACAAGCGGGAATTAAAACCGCATATCTGAATGAATCTTTACGCCAAAAAGACCCCAAACT
It encodes:
- a CDS encoding ParM/StbA family protein yields the protein MLSLDPGTSMTKMVYCLPSEIPSKAEMLCMESELIKISKDSLDLYESGQMSRPNPENEAWIEYKEEYYAVGFLAQKYFEARINFLELKYENAIPKTLAAVGAIAMREGLNSHLDLSLGLLLPYGEWEDRERLEMGLKKALSNFSFRGKEFCVNLISFQCLPEGGGLVLTRSKKLGTDFNKMNIAVVMLGFRDISAVIFTRGISTGKTEGLGLAWMLERIKSRTSGQNLNDLLKAVHLSGSALKPRFFNTLARSKNAEFKAAEVAQIIEVAELSRKEYWNKVSIWLSVNIPVDIQQVIIGGGTSEYLATELKNLFTYTEISWAAELEEDVRLAFNLPPKKDAMCLRFTDVYGLFRYQKTTSTMSSHRAS